From a single Nostoc sp. MS1 genomic region:
- a CDS encoding CHAD domain-containing protein, producing MELATEPKVETLGDYAYEAIEKHFKKTLKWEKSVKKDEDPEALHQMRVGMRRLRTAITRFDIALNLPKPVSDKNIGKIARRLGNLRDLDVLKETLETTYQPNLPEKEQKTLQKAFDALAKQRETVLEKTIETLKDDSYKSLKNSLEEWLDKPSYQPLASLPIKQVLPDLLLPEVSAFLLHPGLLVGTHIVDIEVKIDTNGKADKIEKQLTTEGETIHSLRKQAKRVRYQMELFTELYGESYAAYITDIKSIQDILGNIQDSVVMGEWLVEVFKSQLNEQLPTLAKLMAENRYHWWQQWQPLQQQYLTAENRHNFHVTILQPV from the coding sequence ATGGAACTAGCTACAGAACCAAAAGTAGAAACCCTTGGAGACTATGCTTACGAAGCTATTGAAAAACATTTTAAGAAAACCTTAAAGTGGGAAAAATCTGTTAAGAAAGATGAAGATCCAGAAGCATTACATCAAATGCGAGTAGGGATGCGTCGGTTACGTACAGCTATTACTAGATTCGATATAGCATTAAATTTGCCAAAGCCAGTAAGTGATAAAAATATTGGTAAAATTGCTCGTCGTCTTGGTAATCTCCGAGATTTAGACGTATTAAAAGAAACTCTAGAAACAACTTATCAACCAAATCTACCAGAAAAAGAGCAAAAAACTTTACAGAAGGCCTTTGATGCTTTGGCTAAACAAAGAGAAACTGTTTTAGAAAAAACTATAGAAACCTTAAAAGATGACTCTTATAAGTCTTTAAAAAACTCGTTAGAAGAATGGTTAGACAAACCTAGTTATCAACCATTAGCGTCTTTACCTATCAAGCAAGTATTACCAGACTTGTTATTACCAGAAGTAAGCGCTTTCTTGCTGCATCCTGGATTATTAGTGGGAACCCATATTGTTGACATTGAAGTAAAAATTGACACTAATGGTAAAGCCGATAAGATAGAAAAACAATTAACTACTGAAGGTGAAACTATCCATAGTTTACGAAAACAAGCCAAGCGCGTGCGCTACCAAATGGAATTATTTACTGAGTTATATGGTGAGTCTTACGCCGCATACATCACAGACATTAAAAGCATCCAAGACATTTTAGGTAATATTCAAGATAGCGTAGTTATGGGTGAGTGGCTTGTAGAGGTATTTAAGTCACAGCTTAATGAGCAATTACCAACACTTGCTAAGTTAATGGCAGAAAATCGCTATCATTGGTGGCAACAATGGCAACCTTTACAACAGCAATACTTAACAGCCGAAAATAGGCATAACTTTCATGTGACGATATTGCAGCCAGTTTAG
- a CDS encoding DUF3616 domain-containing protein, with protein sequence MVDSPAIAKVKLTFTSNFQEHREDISAVLLTQDQHLWLGSDETTTIERLSLEDSDKFTNHRQFRVAEFIDLPAPEDEEIDIEGLAYANNYLWFVGSHSYKRKNIKSNKSDEENISRLAKVASEGNRYILGRIPLVDGQLYKYCRHPKNPSQQLSAAKLELTKQGNILMSALADDPHLGFFVLAAIPGKDNGFDVEGLAVYENKLFLGLRGPVLRGWAIILEIELKDSSPGLMKLRNIGTEEKAYKKHFVWLNGLGIRDLCLVGKDLSILSGPTMDLDGPVQIYQLENAVNLPENILNRPKIVKEIAYGDRNDHAEGITLFDQVSGIPSILVVYDSPAKERLIGDDSVIADVFALG encoded by the coding sequence ATGGTAGACTCACCTGCGATCGCAAAAGTTAAGCTGACATTTACCAGTAATTTTCAAGAACACAGAGAAGATATTTCGGCAGTATTGCTGACTCAGGATCAGCATTTATGGTTGGGTTCAGATGAAACTACCACTATTGAGCGTTTATCTTTGGAGGATAGTGATAAGTTTACAAACCACCGACAATTTCGAGTAGCCGAATTTATTGATTTACCTGCACCGGAAGACGAAGAAATTGATATTGAAGGATTAGCTTATGCTAATAACTACTTATGGTTTGTTGGTTCCCACAGTTATAAGCGGAAAAATATCAAGTCAAACAAGTCAGATGAGGAAAATATTTCTCGATTAGCTAAAGTCGCTTCTGAAGGTAATCGCTACATTTTGGGTAGGATTCCTCTAGTAGATGGACAATTATATAAGTATTGTCGTCATCCCAAAAATCCCAGTCAGCAGTTATCAGCAGCTAAATTAGAGTTAACCAAGCAGGGAAATATTTTAATGTCGGCTTTGGCTGATGACCCGCATTTAGGTTTTTTTGTGCTGGCTGCAATTCCAGGAAAGGATAATGGCTTTGATGTTGAAGGTTTGGCTGTTTATGAAAATAAACTTTTTCTAGGTTTGCGTGGGCCTGTATTGCGCGGTTGGGCGATTATTTTGGAAATAGAGTTAAAAGATTCGAGTCCTGGTTTGATGAAATTACGCAACATTGGCACAGAAGAGAAAGCGTATAAAAAGCATTTTGTCTGGTTAAATGGTTTAGGGATTCGTGATTTATGCCTCGTGGGTAAAGACTTGTCAATTCTATCTGGCCCAACTATGGATTTAGATGGGCCTGTACAAATTTACCAATTAGAAAATGCTGTCAATCTACCAGAAAATATTCTCAATAGACCAAAGATAGTCAAAGAAATTGCCTATGGCGATCGCAATGACCACGCTGAAGGGATAACATTATTTGATCAGGTATCCGGTATACCTTCGATATTGGTCGTTTATGACTCCCCAGCCAAGGAGAGATTAATAGGTGATGATAGTGTCATCGCCGATGTGTTTGCATTAGGCTAA
- a CDS encoding NIL domain-containing protein, which translates to MKKRVTLTFPKRAIQMPVTYVLAKEFNVAANIIRAQVAPNQIGKLVVELSGDIDQLDAAIEWMRSRHINVSLTLGEIVVDEDVCVHCGLCTGVCPTEALTLHPDTFKLTFTRSRCIVCEQCIPTCPVQAISTNL; encoded by the coding sequence GTGAAAAAACGAGTTACCCTCACCTTCCCTAAACGTGCTATCCAAATGCCAGTAACTTATGTACTGGCGAAAGAGTTTAATGTGGCTGCAAATATTATCCGCGCTCAGGTTGCGCCTAATCAAATTGGCAAGCTGGTGGTCGAATTATCAGGAGATATTGATCAGTTAGATGCTGCTATTGAGTGGATGCGATCGCGCCATATTAATGTATCTCTTACTTTAGGGGAAATTGTTGTTGATGAAGATGTGTGCGTTCATTGTGGTTTGTGTACTGGAGTTTGTCCTACAGAAGCGCTGACTTTACACCCAGACACATTTAAGTTAACTTTTACGCGATCGCGTTGTATTGTCTGTGAGCAGTGTATACCCACCTGCCCTGTACAAGCAATCTCTACTAACCTTTAG
- a CDS encoding thioredoxin family protein encodes MTTDSPIKPEVTTGTRLRNFLIVIVAIALSVALFLGLRAETTAVSLDKLNQASTPLEVAISNGKPSIVEFYADWCTVCQKMAPDIAVLEQEYADNVNFVMLNVDNTKWLPEMLKYRVDGIPHFVFLNKAGESLAQAIGDQPRTIMANNLEALVSGSALPYAQASGKVSKVSTSVAPVGSQDDPRSHGSQVVD; translated from the coding sequence ATGACTACAGATTCACCTATCAAGCCAGAAGTGACGACGGGAACGCGGTTGAGAAACTTTTTGATTGTAATTGTGGCGATCGCACTTAGCGTTGCTTTATTCTTAGGATTACGGGCGGAAACAACTGCTGTCTCTCTAGACAAGTTAAATCAAGCTTCCACACCTTTGGAAGTGGCAATCAGCAACGGTAAGCCTTCAATAGTAGAGTTTTATGCTGACTGGTGTACTGTTTGCCAAAAAATGGCTCCTGATATCGCCGTATTGGAACAAGAGTACGCAGACAACGTAAATTTTGTCATGCTGAATGTGGATAATACCAAGTGGTTGCCGGAGATGTTGAAATATCGGGTGGATGGTATTCCCCATTTTGTATTTTTAAACAAAGCAGGGGAGAGTTTAGCGCAGGCGATCGGCGATCAACCACGTACAATTATGGCTAATAATCTAGAAGCCTTAGTTAGTGGTTCCGCTTTACCCTATGCTCAAGCTAGCGGAAAAGTTTCTAAAGTCTCAACGTCAGTTGCGCCTGTTGGTAGTCAAGATGATCCTCGCAGTCACGGAAGTCAAGTTGTGGATTAG
- a CDS encoding cyanophycinase yields MAAGENKRQLVIIGGAEDKENDSIILREFVRRAGGTRANIVIMTAATELPREVGENYIRVFERLGAESVRIIDTETREDASSSTALEAVAKATGIFFTGGDQARITSILKGTELDKAIHERAAEGIVIGGTSAGAAVMPDKMIVVGDSETNPRLEIVEMGPGLGFLPGVVIDQHFSERGRLGRLITALIREPVVLGFGIDENTAMVVTDNQIEIIGQGSVTIVDESESSYNNMDEILKDEALAICGAKLHILPHGYKFDLKTRKPILNNGAAVDAVPVGSAISS; encoded by the coding sequence ATGGCTGCGGGTGAAAACAAACGGCAGTTGGTAATTATTGGTGGTGCGGAAGACAAAGAGAATGATTCAATAATATTAAGAGAATTTGTCCGACGCGCTGGTGGTACGAGAGCTAATATTGTCATTATGACGGCAGCCACAGAGCTACCAAGAGAAGTAGGAGAAAACTATATTAGAGTTTTTGAACGCTTGGGTGCGGAAAGCGTGCGAATAATCGATACAGAAACACGTGAAGATGCGTCTTCATCGACTGCATTAGAAGCAGTTGCCAAAGCAACAGGTATATTTTTTACAGGAGGAGATCAAGCCCGAATTACAAGTATTCTCAAAGGAACCGAACTAGACAAAGCAATTCACGAACGCGCGGCTGAAGGTATAGTTATTGGCGGTACTAGTGCTGGCGCAGCAGTCATGCCTGATAAAATGATTGTCGTTGGTGATTCAGAAACCAATCCTCGTTTAGAAATTGTAGAAATGGGGCCTGGTTTGGGTTTTCTTCCTGGCGTAGTCATCGACCAACATTTTTCTGAACGCGGAAGGTTGGGACGCTTAATTACAGCTTTGATTAGAGAACCTGTTGTTTTAGGATTCGGTATTGACGAGAATACGGCTATGGTTGTGACTGATAACCAAATTGAAATAATTGGTCAAGGTTCAGTCACCATTGTAGACGAATCAGAGTCCTCGTATAACAATATGGATGAGATTCTCAAAGATGAAGCCTTAGCAATTTGTGGTGCAAAACTGCACATTTTGCCACATGGCTATAAATTCGACCTCAAAACCCGCAAGCCTATCTTAAATAATGGTGCTGCGGTGGATGCTGTACCTGTAGGTTCTGCAATTAGTAGTTAA
- a CDS encoding acetate--CoA ligase family protein encodes MVQVTSTDFIRINARKTDVFDLFNCRYYAGPNPSLDAGALVFDFAVVPDKEPLPIEDYVTRVGDRYPHLREQNYESYAHLFAQTVAEVGKLDMSLHLNRWSVKSYDRYSRIAVQALHERTIKSVTYLVWDWFEAITQDDDFFWDDQLVTLQNRFRQSVYGGPTVYALLRTAYEKGIPAFYLWDEGLMQYGWGKKHIRGVATTFNCDSHIDSDFTTRKDDCKAFLHTLGFPVPQGEIVYSEKEARQVARDIGYPVAVKPVVGHKGIGVTADIQDVEELEKAYDRALAAIPDNEPARIIVEKSIKGKDFRLLCVNGRFVAATERHPASVTGDGDSTIWELIQRENRKPARLDTPTSPMSKIIVDDAMEHYLDEQNLTLKTVLKKGETIRLRKVANLSAGGMSINATHTIHDDNIILAQDIAQYFNLTCLGIDVMTESLAESWKEGNFAIIEINAAPGVMMHLNPAVGDSVDVPSHILETFFASGLEARIPIITFNKTTVQDLQTTIDHILLQHPEWTIGAVCRDAIFVNRSQKVLREDYNSNIQSLLRNPKLDLLIAEYPEDILAEDGMFYYGSNLVVLENPTETEMMLARDLVDGSTVVIKKENNVSIRRKGLIEDYTLGEEEPFTRVYLKEVGVIL; translated from the coding sequence ATGGTTCAGGTAACAAGCACCGATTTCATCCGCATTAATGCTAGAAAGACAGATGTATTTGATCTCTTCAACTGTCGGTATTATGCAGGGCCTAACCCTAGTTTAGATGCGGGGGCGCTAGTATTTGATTTTGCTGTAGTGCCAGATAAAGAGCCTTTGCCTATTGAAGATTATGTTACTAGAGTAGGCGATCGCTATCCCCATCTACGTGAGCAAAATTATGAATCATATGCCCATTTATTTGCCCAAACCGTAGCGGAAGTGGGCAAATTGGACATGAGTTTACACCTCAATCGCTGGAGTGTAAAAAGCTACGACAGATACTCAAGAATTGCTGTTCAAGCACTGCACGAACGTACAATTAAATCAGTTACCTATCTAGTCTGGGACTGGTTTGAAGCCATTACTCAAGACGATGACTTTTTCTGGGATGACCAGCTTGTCACCTTGCAAAATAGATTTCGTCAGTCTGTCTATGGTGGCCCTACAGTCTACGCCTTATTGCGGACAGCCTACGAAAAAGGTATACCCGCCTTTTACCTGTGGGACGAAGGACTAATGCAATATGGCTGGGGGAAAAAACATATCCGGGGTGTAGCCACAACCTTTAACTGCGACAGCCACATTGATTCTGACTTTACCACCCGTAAAGATGACTGCAAAGCATTTCTGCACACTTTAGGTTTTCCCGTTCCCCAAGGTGAAATTGTTTACTCAGAAAAAGAAGCTAGACAAGTAGCCAGAGACATTGGCTATCCTGTAGCAGTAAAACCAGTGGTAGGTCATAAAGGTATTGGTGTTACCGCAGATATACAAGACGTAGAGGAACTAGAAAAAGCTTACGATAGAGCCTTAGCTGCCATTCCCGATAATGAACCAGCACGAATTATTGTCGAAAAAAGCATTAAAGGCAAAGATTTTCGTTTGTTGTGTGTTAACGGTCGGTTTGTCGCCGCCACAGAACGCCATCCAGCATCAGTTACAGGTGATGGCGACTCAACCATTTGGGAATTAATTCAGCGTGAAAACCGTAAGCCAGCGCGTTTGGATACTCCAACTTCACCGATGAGTAAAATTATCGTCGATGATGCGATGGAACACTATTTAGATGAACAAAACCTGACATTAAAAACAGTCCTTAAGAAAGGCGAAACTATTCGCTTGCGCAAAGTAGCTAATCTTTCTGCTGGTGGGATGAGTATCAATGCTACCCACACAATTCATGATGATAATATCATCCTGGCGCAAGACATCGCTCAATACTTCAACTTAACTTGCTTGGGTATTGATGTCATGACCGAAAGCCTTGCTGAGTCTTGGAAAGAGGGTAACTTTGCCATCATCGAAATCAACGCAGCACCAGGTGTAATGATGCACCTAAACCCGGCTGTAGGTGATAGTGTTGACGTACCTTCTCACATTTTAGAAACATTTTTTGCCTCTGGTTTAGAGGCTAGAATCCCGATTATTACCTTTAATAAAACAACTGTCCAGGATTTGCAAACTACGATTGACCACATTCTGTTGCAACATCCAGAATGGACAATAGGCGCAGTTTGTCGGGATGCCATTTTTGTCAACCGATCGCAAAAGGTATTACGCGAAGATTACAATAGCAACATCCAAAGTTTGCTACGTAATCCCAAACTCGATTTACTAATAGCAGAATATCCAGAAGATATTCTCGCAGAAGACGGGATGTTTTATTACGGCAGTAATTTAGTAGTGTTAGAAAATCCCACTGAAACAGAAATGATGTTAGCACGGGATCTTGTTGATGGTTCCACTGTCGTTATTAAAAAAGAAAATAACGTTTCCATTCGTCGTAAAGGGTTAATAGAAGATTACACTTTAGGCGAAGAAGAACCATTTACACGGGTTTATCTCAAAGAAGTCGGGGTAATTTTGTAG
- a CDS encoding 3-deoxy-7-phosphoheptulonate synthase — MHNKLTNANIENYQVLLTPNEVKAKLPLTEAAENTVLQFREEIEKILDFQDRRKFIVVGPCSIHDPNAALEYAHKLKNLGDRVQDKLLLIMRVYFEKPRTTVGWKGLINDPDMDDSFHVENGLLLARDLLIKLTQLGLPTATEALDPIVPQYIGELITWAAIGARTTESQTHREMASGLSMPVGFKNGTDGNIQVALNALHSARMPHNFLGINPEGQVSIFETKGNAYGHVILRGGNQPNFDTASVKDVENKLKEAKLPPRIVIDCSHGNTNKNYKLQPSVLENVVQQIVDGNTSIVGMMLESNLYEGNQPINCKREELKYGVSVTDPCIGWEETERIILDAYERLK; from the coding sequence ATGCACAATAAATTAACTAACGCAAATATTGAAAATTATCAAGTTCTATTAACTCCTAACGAAGTAAAAGCAAAATTGCCATTAACAGAAGCTGCTGAAAACACTGTTTTGCAGTTCAGAGAGGAAATAGAAAAAATCTTAGATTTTCAAGATAGGCGAAAGTTTATAGTAGTTGGGCCTTGTTCAATTCACGACCCTAACGCAGCGCTGGAATATGCCCATAAGTTGAAAAATTTAGGCGATCGCGTCCAAGATAAGTTACTGTTAATCATGCGGGTCTATTTTGAAAAACCCCGTACTACCGTAGGCTGGAAAGGATTAATCAATGACCCAGACATGGATGATTCTTTTCATGTAGAGAACGGTTTGCTACTTGCTAGAGACTTACTCATCAAGCTGACTCAGTTGGGTCTACCCACCGCTACAGAAGCGTTAGATCCTATCGTACCGCAATACATTGGTGAGTTGATTACATGGGCTGCAATCGGCGCACGTACTACAGAATCTCAAACACACCGGGAAATGGCTAGCGGTCTTTCTATGCCTGTAGGCTTTAAAAATGGCACTGATGGTAATATTCAAGTGGCTTTAAATGCGCTACATTCTGCCAGAATGCCCCACAATTTCTTAGGCATTAACCCTGAAGGACAGGTAAGTATTTTTGAAACTAAAGGTAATGCTTACGGTCATGTAATTTTACGGGGTGGAAATCAACCTAATTTTGATACGGCAAGTGTGAAAGATGTAGAAAACAAATTAAAAGAGGCTAAGTTACCTCCCAGAATTGTGATTGATTGTAGTCATGGCAATACTAATAAGAACTACAAATTACAACCTTCAGTGTTAGAAAATGTGGTGCAACAAATAGTTGATGGCAACACATCAATTGTAGGGATGATGCTGGAATCAAACTTATATGAAGGCAATCAACCAATTAACTGTAAGCGAGAAGAATTAAAATATGGTGTGTCTGTCACTGATCCCTGTATTGGTTGGGAAGAAACAGAACGAATTATTCTAGATGCTTATGAAAGACTGAAGTAA
- a CDS encoding alpha-amylase family glycosyl hydrolase → MAKAIEFNLFAPYNKGAALIGSFSDWQEIPMEKGDDGYFRTTVELEDGTYQYKFRVQTKSWFFEEDQWVDVTDPYATDIDELSGKDNGIVKIKDGERIVDTYVWQHDDKPLPADHELVIYELHVGDFSGGEDDPYARGKYKHVIEKLDYLCDLGINAIELLPVKEYPGDYSWGYNPRYFFATESSYGSTAGLKQLIDECHQRGIRIIMDGIYNHSEASSPLTQIDHDFWYHHEPRDPDNNWGPEFNYEHYDENLDTYPARKFIGDAVRFWVKEYHIDGIRYDAARQIANYDFMHWITQEAKNTASAKPFYNIAEHIPETPSITNLDGPMDGCWHDSFYHTIKEHICGDRFDLENLKDVIDPKRQGFLGATNVVNYLTNHDHDHIMVELGNREIFNEEAFRRAKLGAAILMTAVGVPLVWMGEEFGEYKPKQQDQAKIDWTLLGNDLNRSLFDYYKGLIGLRKSSHALYTENIDFIHENAEAKVLAYSRWNDEGSRVVVVANFSKDFLAGYHVPNFPSGGTWHEWTGDYDVEAGDDGIITDIGPYEAKVFVWQ, encoded by the coding sequence ATGGCAAAGGCAATTGAATTTAATCTATTTGCACCATATAACAAAGGCGCTGCCTTAATTGGTTCTTTTTCTGATTGGCAAGAAATACCAATGGAAAAAGGTGATGATGGTTATTTTCGGACAACTGTTGAATTAGAAGACGGTACTTATCAATATAAATTTCGTGTACAGACAAAATCATGGTTTTTTGAAGAAGACCAATGGGTTGATGTCACCGACCCTTACGCCACTGATATTGATGAATTAAGCGGTAAAGATAACGGCATCGTCAAAATTAAAGACGGTGAAAGAATTGTCGATACTTATGTTTGGCAACATGATGATAAACCTCTACCAGCAGACCATGAATTAGTTATTTATGAATTACATGTAGGTGATTTTTCTGGTGGGGAAGATGACCCTTATGCACGCGGCAAATATAAGCATGTTATTGAAAAATTAGATTATTTGTGTGATTTGGGTATCAATGCAATTGAGTTATTACCTGTAAAAGAATATCCTGGTGATTATAGTTGGGGTTATAATCCTCGTTATTTCTTTGCGACTGAATCTAGTTATGGTTCTACAGCAGGTTTAAAACAACTGATTGATGAATGCCATCAGCGAGGTATTCGCATCATTATGGACGGGATTTATAATCATTCAGAAGCATCCAGTCCGTTAACACAGATAGACCATGATTTTTGGTATCACCACGAACCTCGTGATCCTGATAATAACTGGGGGCCGGAATTTAATTACGAACACTATGATGAAAATTTAGACACTTACCCAGCACGAAAATTTATTGGTGATGCAGTCAGATTTTGGGTAAAAGAATATCATATAGATGGCATTCGCTATGATGCGGCACGGCAAATAGCCAACTATGATTTCATGCACTGGATTACTCAAGAAGCAAAAAACACGGCTAGTGCAAAACCATTTTATAATATTGCCGAACACATCCCAGAAACTCCTAGCATTACCAATTTAGACGGGCCAATGGATGGCTGCTGGCATGATAGTTTCTACCACACCATTAAAGAACATATCTGCGGTGATAGATTTGATTTAGAAAACCTTAAAGATGTCATTGATCCAAAACGCCAAGGTTTTCTGGGTGCTACTAATGTTGTTAATTATCTCACCAATCATGACCATGACCACATTATGGTCGAGTTGGGTAATCGAGAAATTTTTAACGAGGAAGCTTTTAGAAGGGCTAAACTAGGTGCAGCTATTTTAATGACAGCTGTAGGTGTGCCTTTAGTTTGGATGGGTGAAGAATTTGGCGAATACAAACCCAAACAACAAGACCAAGCTAAAATTGATTGGACTTTGCTAGGTAATGACCTCAATCGTAGTTTGTTTGACTACTACAAAGGATTGATTGGTTTACGCAAGAGTAGTCATGCCTTATATACAGAAAATATAGACTTTATCCACGAAAATGCAGAAGCTAAAGTGTTAGCCTACAGTCGTTGGAATGATGAAGGTTCCCGTGTGGTAGTGGTGGCGAATTTCTCAAAAGACTTCCTCGCTGGCTATCATGTTCCCAACTTTCCTTCAGGTGGTACTTGGCATGAGTGGACTGGTGACTATGACGTAGAAGCTGGCGATGATGGCATCATCACAGATATTGGGCCTTATGAAGCTAAGGTGTTTGTGTGGCAGTAA
- a CDS encoding DUF1823 family protein, producing MSELPPLNTDTIWGILNDQIDDATVMQLVWYYLGYRYDSATAKWYNSSVAPEWRDEYPEPPNFLDSRPATMKLTRSIPQQYKQITKEKLGFKGYKIGTFTPRETRRATAANWLLSHLQQKIDQGEL from the coding sequence ATGTCTGAACTACCACCACTGAATACAGATACTATCTGGGGTATTCTCAACGATCAAATTGATGACGCTACAGTTATGCAATTAGTCTGGTACTATTTAGGCTACCGCTACGACTCAGCGACAGCTAAATGGTATAATAGCTCAGTAGCACCAGAATGGCGAGATGAGTATCCAGAACCCCCAAATTTTCTCGATAGTCGCCCAGCAACGATGAAATTAACTCGTTCTATTCCTCAACAATACAAACAAATCACAAAAGAGAAGTTAGGTTTTAAAGGTTACAAAATCGGCACTTTTACGCCACGGGAAACTCGGAGAGCTACTGCTGCTAACTGGTTATTAAGTCATTTGCAGCAAAAGATTGACCAGGGTGAATTATAA
- a CDS encoding acylphosphatase produces MPNSTPQSQLIRAHVFITGRVQGVGYRYATVDTASQLGLTGWVRNLPDGRVEAVFEGAREIVEEIVRWCHVGPPAAVVQDVAVEYEEPENLRGFEVKRLVK; encoded by the coding sequence ATGCCAAATTCTACACCACAGTCACAACTCATTCGCGCTCATGTATTTATTACGGGGAGAGTGCAAGGAGTAGGCTATCGCTACGCCACAGTTGATACCGCCAGCCAATTGGGGTTAACTGGTTGGGTACGAAATCTCCCTGATGGGCGTGTAGAAGCTGTATTTGAAGGGGCGCGAGAAATTGTAGAGGAAATAGTGCGTTGGTGTCACGTAGGGCCTCCGGCGGCTGTGGTTCAAGATGTGGCGGTGGAATATGAAGAACCAGAAAATTTACGTGGGTTTGAAGTGAAACGGTTAGTTAAGTAA
- a CDS encoding zinc-dependent alcohol dehydrogenase family protein, which produces MRAMILDAPRQPLRLAELPVPKPNSEQVLIRVHACAVCRTDLHIVDGELTHPKLPLILGHQIVGTIEELGEKVDQFHLGQRVGVPWLGHTCAHCPYCLSGRENLCDYAEFTGYNLDGGYADYTVADHRFCFPLDPSYPDLQAAPLLCGGLIGYRAYNMTGDVAKLGFYGFGSSAHILIQLARYQGRKVFAFTRPGDIVGQEFARQLGANWAGDSDVLPPEPLDAAIIFAPVGKLVPTALRAVAKGGVVVCAGIHMSDIPSFPYSILWEERVLRSVANLTRQDGEEFLTIAPQIPIRTEVNSFPLTQANEALDALRSGKIEGSAVLVMK; this is translated from the coding sequence ATGCGCGCCATGATTTTAGACGCACCGCGTCAACCCTTACGCCTTGCAGAGTTACCAGTACCAAAACCGAACTCAGAGCAAGTATTGATTCGCGTTCATGCTTGCGCTGTGTGCCGCACAGATTTACATATAGTTGATGGAGAATTGACACACCCAAAACTTCCTCTGATATTGGGACATCAAATTGTAGGGACGATTGAGGAGTTAGGTGAAAAAGTTGATCAATTTCATCTTGGTCAGAGAGTAGGAGTACCTTGGTTGGGTCATACTTGCGCTCATTGCCCTTACTGTCTCTCTGGAAGGGAAAACCTCTGTGATTATGCTGAGTTTACAGGTTATAATCTAGATGGCGGCTACGCAGACTATACAGTAGCCGATCACCGCTTTTGTTTTCCTTTAGACCCCAGTTATCCAGACTTACAAGCTGCACCTTTGTTATGTGGCGGGTTAATTGGCTATCGGGCTTACAATATGACCGGGGATGTTGCAAAACTAGGTTTTTACGGTTTCGGTTCTTCTGCTCATATTTTAATTCAATTAGCACGTTATCAAGGACGCAAAGTATTTGCTTTCACTCGTCCTGGGGATATTGTAGGTCAAGAATTTGCGCGTCAATTAGGTGCAAATTGGGCGGGTGACTCAGATGTATTACCACCAGAACCTTTGGATGCAGCAATTATTTTTGCACCAGTCGGGAAACTTGTCCCTACTGCCTTGCGCGCAGTTGCTAAAGGAGGTGTGGTTGTTTGTGCTGGTATTCACATGAGCGATATTCCTTCCTTTCCCTACAGCATTCTTTGGGAAGAAAGGGTGTTAAGGTCTGTAGCTAATTTAACACGCCAAGACGGGGAAGAGTTTCTGACTATAGCGCCGCAAATCCCTATCCGTACAGAGGTTAATTCTTTCCCCTTAACTCAAGCTAATGAGGCTTTAGATGCGCTACGTAGTGGCAAGATAGAGGGGTCTGCTGTTTTAGTAATGAAGTGA